In Serinus canaria isolate serCan28SL12 chromosome 5, serCan2020, whole genome shotgun sequence, the following proteins share a genomic window:
- the LOC127059646 gene encoding uncharacterized protein LOC127059646 produces the protein MSTTQQCAPVANKAKSTPGSIRQSSASYRRLTDRVNLPPFAALERRNTDPGKEKAPGALIRNSQGERDPPAALRSPRGRGTRARRGQSPLAAAPARPRDAGPSGKHSCLITEQECTTGSLARLRHGHKRGCFQFARRNRASSTPRGVFAFQSATLSEKRAVTSWQPRTAGSDPPIAQAFITCLGPGTPLPALPACPPWRGGAEGAGRGARGRCPLPTRPQPSELVTASGRRAGSPGCSRLLPPLPFRLPGRPPRSRPGRLPRDRIPPLTSRGRDPAPRRRRERQHSRDALSTPAPPAASPPRGALSALRPSAPERSRPPQPRPASPLSPRRSQLPSPPPSLPPPRLSARPPGQLRVRGKEPLPAVAGFPGKPGRARAAGTQLRAHARRPASPLPPPWPVRGRARRAPARALVAARVSRGDASLGDRGSSPASDSGAGRDAAAPQRESGSEVCRRPRARSRATGSLGCRPA, from the exons GAGAGACGTAACACAGatccagggaaggaaaaagcccCGGGAGCGCTAATCCGGAACTCCCAGGGTGAGCGGGACCCCCCAGCTGCGCTGCGCTCCCCGCGAGGGCGGGGGACGCGGGCACGGCGCGGACAAAGCCCCCTGGCGGCAGCGCCTGCCCGGCCGCGGGACGCAGGCCCCTCTGGAAAGCATTCCTGCCTTATCACCGAGCAGGAATGCACCACGGGCTCGCTCGCACGGCTACGTCATGGCCACAAACGGGGCTGTTTTCAGTTCGCCCGACGCAACCGGGCCAGCAGCACTCCGCGAGGGGTGTTTGCCTTCCAAAGTGCCACTCTCTCGGAGAAG AGAGCCGTGACCAGCTGGCAGCCTCGTACAGCAGGCTCAGACCCTCCCATTGCTCAGGCCTTCATCACCTGTCTGGGACCAGGCACCCCGCTCCCTGCCCTTCCCGCCTGCCCTCCGTGGCGCGGCGGGGCCGagggggccgggcggggggcaCGGGGCCGGTGCCCGCTCCCCACGCGGCCCCAACCCTCCGAACTGGTTACAGCCAGCGGCCGCCGCGCCGGCTCGCCGGGCTGCAGCCGCCTCCTCCCCCCGCTCCCCTTCCGCCTGCCGGGCCGGCCGCCCCGCTCCAGGCCGGGCCGGCTCCCACGGGACCGCATTCCTCCCCTCACCTCGCGCGGTCGGGATCCGGCTCctcggcggcggcgggagcggcagCATTCCCGGGACGCTCTCTCCACGCCGGCGCCCCCGGCGGCTTCTCCTCCCCGCGGGGCTCTCTCCGCTCTCCGGCCCTCAGCTCCCGAGCGCTCCCGGCCGCCGCAGCCCCGTCCCGCCTCTCCGCTCTCTCCCCGGCGCTCA CagcttccctcccctcccccctccctcccgccgCCGCGGCTCAGCGCGCGCCCGCCCGGCCAGCTGCGCGTGCGCGGGAAAGAGCCTCTTCCTGCTGTCGCTGgattccctgggaagcctgggAGGGCGCGCGCGGCCGGCACCCAGCTGCGCGCGCACGCGCGCCGCCCcgcctcccccctccctcctccctggcccGTGCGGGGGCGCGCGCGGCGCGCGCCTGCTCGTGCCCTGGTGGCCGCGCGGGTATCGCGGGGAGACGCGAGTCTCGGGGACCGCGGTTCGAGTCCCGCCTCGGACAGCGGCGCAGGCCGGGACGCCGCCGCGCCCCAGCGTGAGAGCGGCTCCGAGGTGTGCAGGCGGCCGCGGGCTCGATCCCGGGCCACCGGCTCTCTCGGGTGTCGGCCAGCCTGA